A stretch of the Medicago truncatula cultivar Jemalong A17 chromosome 5, MtrunA17r5.0-ANR, whole genome shotgun sequence genome encodes the following:
- the LOC11409569 gene encoding DEAD-box ATP-dependent RNA helicase 5 codes for MARKNDAVLSTEPEQALNNNTELKSSKKKTKKNKHEETTPKRKHQDETNLQNDTESEKKSKKKKKHNKSEENNDAGGVSVSASDEPIVVTGKNAGDEKYTPVKRFEDSGLPENVLECCKGFEKPSPIQSRAWPFLLDGRDLIGIAATGSGKTLAFGIPAIMHVMNKRKSKGSSKGRNPLCLMLSPTRELAQQISDVLCDAGKSCGVESVCLYGGTPKGAQISALKSGIDIVIGTPGRIQDLVEMGICRLQEVSFVVLDEADRMLDMGFEQIVRSILGQTCSARQMVMFSATWPLAVHHLAQEFMDPNPVKVVVGSEDLSANHDVMQIVEVLDERLRDKRLLALLEKYHKSQKNRVLVFVLYKWETTRVEKMLQQGGWKAVSISGDKSQHERTKALSLFKNGSCPLMIATDVAARGLDIPDVEVVINFSFPLTLEDYVHRIGRTGRAGKKGVAHTFFTHLNKGLAGELVNVLREAGQVVPDDLLKFGTHVKKKESKLYGAHFKEIPVDAPKSKKITFDNSDDED; via the exons ATGGCTCGCAAAAACGACGCCGTTTTATCCACCGAACCAGAACAAGCCCTTAACAACAACACCGAACTCAAATCCTCCAAGAAGAAGACCAAAAAGAACAAACACGAAGAAACCACTCCCAAAAGAAAGCACCAAGACGAAACCAATCTTCAAAACGACACCGAATCAGAGAAGAAaagtaagaagaagaaaaagcatAACAAATCAGAGGAAAATAACGACGCTGGTGGTGTGTCGGTTTCTGCGTCGGATGAACCGATTGTGGTGACAGGGAAGAATGCCGGAGATGAGAAATACACGCCGGTTAAGAGGTTTGAGGATTCGGGGCTACCGGAGAATGTGCTTGAGTGTTGTAAGGGTTTTGAGAAACCTTCTCCGATTCAATCACGTGCTTGGCCGTTTTTGTTGGATGGTCGTGATTTGATTGGAATTGCGGCTACTGGGTCAG GGAAGACACTTGCTTTTGGAATACCAGCTATTATGCATGTTATGAATAAGCGGAAGAGTAAGGGTTCGTCCAAGGGTCGGAATCCTCTTTGCCTTATGCTCTCTCCTACGAGAGAGCTAGCTCAACAA ATATCAGATGTATTGTGTGATGCTGGTAAATCTTGTGGCGTGGAATCAGTTTGTTTGTATGGTGGAACCCCCAAAGGAGCACAAATCTCTGCACTAAAATCTGGCATT GATATTGTCATTGGAACCCCCGGTCGTATTCAAGATCTGGTTGAAATGGGTATCTGTCGCCTACAAGAAGTATCTTTTGTG GTCCTTGATGAAGCAGATCGGATGCTTGACATGGGTTTTGAACAAATAGTCCGTTCTATACTTGGTCAGACATGTTCTG CTCGTCAAATGGTTATGTTCAGTGCCACATGGCCGTTAGCAGTTCATCACTTGGCTCAGGAATTTATGGATCCCAACCCTGTAAAA GTTGTTGTAGGCTCAGAGGATTTATCTGCCAATCATGATGTCATGCAAATAGTTGAG GTATTGGATGAGCGTTTACGTGATAAGCGCCTGCTTGCTTTACTAGAAAAATACCACAAATCTCAAAA GAATCGAgtacttgtttttgttttgtacaAATGGGAAACCACACGGGTGGAGAAAATGCTTCAACAAGG GGGTTGGAAAGCAGTGTCAATAAGTGGTGACAAATCACAGCATGAGCGCACAAAGGCACTATCATTATTCAAGAATGGAAGCTGTCCTTTGATG ATTGCTACTGATGTGGCGGCACGAGGATTAGATATTCCAGATGTTGAAGTAGTGATCAACTTTAGTTTTCCTCTAACTCTAGAAGATTATGTTCATAGAATTGGGCGGACTGGACGAGCTGGTAAGAAAGGTGTTGCCCATACATTCTTCACACATCTGAATAAG GGACTTGCTGGGGAGCTTGTGAACGTTTTGAGAGAAGCAGGACAAGTTGTTCCAGACGATCTTTTGAAATTTGGcacacatgttaagaaaaag
- the LOC11406512 gene encoding disease resistance protein RPM1 isoform X1 — MAESSVSFLLEKLTWLLQEEVNLQRGVREDVQYINDELERHKAILMAADSMEDKDPELKVWVKRVRVIAQDMEDAIDEYYLRLVDHQQGKIRSYFHKILFGIKTMKARHKIASNIQGIKSKVEVILRRRPIIPDVASSSSQRFSSRLDSQGDALLLEEADLVGIDQPKKQLTDLLFKDESKREVISIYGMGGLGKTTLAKQVYDDPKVKKRFRIHAWVNLSQSIKMEEILKDLVQKLHNVFGKPAPGSIGTMNNDDLKELIKNLLQRSRYLIVLDDVWNVKVWDDVKHSLPNNNRGSRVMLTTRKKDIVRAELGKDFHLAFLPEQEAWSLFCRKTFQGNSCPPHLEEVCRNILKLCGGLPLAIVAISGALATRGRTNIEEWQIVCRSFGSEIEGNDKLEDMKKVLSLSFNELPYHLKSCLLYLSIFPEFHAIEHMRLIRLLIAEGFVNSENGKTLEEVADRYLKELLNRSLLQVVEKTSDGRIKTCRMHDLLREIVNFKSRDQNFATVAKEQDMVWPERVRRLSVINSSHNVHKQNKTIFKLRSLLMFAISDSVNHFSIHELCSSTGVKLLNVLDLQDAPLEDFPVEIVNLYLLKHLSLKNTKVKSIPGSIKKLKYLETLDLKHTYVTELPVEVAELKRLRHLLVYRYEIESYAHFHSRHGFKVAAPIGNMLSLQKLCFIEVDQGSRALMVELGKLTQLRRLGIRKMRKEDGAALCSSIEKMINLRSLNITAIEDDEIIDIHNISKPPQYLQQLYLSGRLEKFPQWINSLKNLVKVFLKWSRLKEDPLVYLQDLPNLRHLEFLQVYVGDTLNFNAKGFPSLKVLGLDDLEGLKHMIIEEGAMQSLKKLVMQRCGSFKNVPLGIEHLTKLKTIEFFDMPDELIMALRPNVGADYWRVQNVPTVYSTYWRDGGWDVYSLETFGERESDSNHSSAKRTRELPTLWKV, encoded by the exons ATGGCAGAGAGTTCAGTATCATTTTTGTTGGAGAAGCTAACTTGGTTACTTCAAGAAGAGGTAAATCTACAAAGAGGCGTCCGTGAAGATGTTCAATACATCAACGACGAACTCGAACGCCACAAGGCCATCTTGATGGCAGCTGATTCAATGGAAGACAAAGACCCTGAACTCAAAGTATGGGTTAAAAGGGTTAGAGTTATTGCTCAAGACATGGAAGATGCTATAGATGAATACTATCTTCGCCTTGTCGATCATCAACAAGGAAAAATCAGATCTTATTTTCACAAGATTCTTTTCGGCATTAAGACCATGAAAGCTAGACACAAAATAGCTTCAAATATACAAGGAATCAAATCAAAAGTTGAAGTTATCTTGCGTAGGCGTCCAATCATACCTGATGTAGCTTCAAGCTCAAGTCAAAGGTTTTCATCAAGGCTTGATAGTCAAG GTGATGCCCTTTTGCTAGAGGAAGCTGATTTAGTTGGAATTGATCAACCAAAGAAGCAGCTGACTGATTTGCTTTTCAAAGATGAATCAAAGAGAGAAGTGATTTCGATCTATGGTATGGGAGGTTTAGGGAAGACAACATTGGCAAAACAAGTTTATGATGATCCAAAAGTCAAGAAACGTTTCAGGATTCATGCTTGGGTTAATCTCTCCCAATCTATCAAAATGGAAGAGATACTGAAAGACCTTGTACAAAAACTCCATAATGTTTTTGGAAAACCTGCTCCAGGATCAATTGGAACGATGAATAATGACGATCTGAAAGAGTTGATAAAGAATTTGCTTCAGAGAAGCAGGTATCTAATTGTTCTTGATGATGTATGGAATGTGAAAGTATGGGACGATGTGAAGCATTCCTTGCCTAATAACAACCGTGGAAGTAGAGTGATGCTTACCACACGCAAGAAAGATATAGTTCGTGCTGAATTAGGTAAGGACTTTCACCTTGCATTCTTACCTGAGCAAGAAGCTTGGTCTCTTTTTTGTAGGAAGACATTTCAAGGTAATTCATGTCCTCCTCATCTTGAAGAAGTTTGTAGGAATATCTTGAAATTGTGTGGAGGGTTGCCACTAGCAATTGTAGCAATAAGTGGTGCTTTGGCTACAAGAGGAAGAACAAACATAGAAGAGTGGCAGATAGTTTGCAGAAGTTTTGGTTCTGAAATTGAAGGCAATGACAAACTCGAAGATATGAAAAAAGTACTTTCCTTAAGTTTCAATGAATTGCCTTACCATCTTAAATCATGTTTGTTGTATTTAAGCATCTTTCCGGAGTTTCACGCTATCGAGCATATGAGATTGATTCGATTGTTGATAGCTGAAGGATTTGTAAATAGTGAAAATGGCAAGACACTAGAGGAAGTTGCAGATCGTTACCTTAAGGAGCTTTTGAACAGAAGTTTGCTCCAAGTGGTAGAAAAAACCAGTGATGGAAGGATAAAGACTTGTCGAATGCATGACCTTCTAAGAGAAATTGTTAATTTCAAGTCAAGGGATCAGAACTTTGCAACAGTAGCCAAAGAACAAGATATGGTATGGCCGGAACGAGTTCGTCGTTTATCAGTCATAAATTCGTCACATAATGTACATAAACAGAACAAGACCATATTCAAACTTAGGTCTCTGCTAATGTTTGCAATATCAGATTCAGTCAATCATTTTTCTATCCATGAATTATGCTCCTCCACTGGTGTTAAGTTGCTCAATGTACTAGACTTGCAGGATGCACCTTTGGAGGATTTTCCTGTTGAAATTGTAAACCTTTACCTTCTGAAGCATCTAAGTTTGAAAAATACAAAGGTGAAAAGCATTCCAGGTTCAATTAAGAAGCTGAAATACTTGGAAACATTGGATCTTAAGCACACTTATGTCACGGAATTGCCTGTTGAAGTTGCGGAGCTGAAACGGTTACGCCATCTCCTGGTGTATCGCTATGAAATTGAATCCTATGCTCATTTCCACTCAAGGCATGGCTTCAAGGTGGCTGCACCTATAGGAAACATGCTATCATTGCAAAAGCTTTGTTTCATAGAGGTAGATCAAGGAAGCAGAGCCTTGATGGTAGAGTTAGGAAAACTCACTCAACTTAGGAGGCTAGGCATAAGAAAAATGAGGAAAGAAGACGGTGCTGCTTTGTGTTCATCTATTGAGAAGATGATCAATCTTAGATCACTTAACATAACTGCAATAGAAGATGACGAGATAATCGATATTCACAACATTTCGAAGCCTCCTCAGTATCTTCAGCAGCTATACTTGAGCGGTCGTTTAGAGAAGTTTCCTCAATGGATAAATTCTCTCAAGAATTTGGTCAAAGTTTTCTTAAAATGGAGCAGGTTAAAGGAGGATCCTCTTGTGTATCTTCAAGATTTGCCAAATCTTCGACATCTTGAGTTTCTTCAAGTTTATGTTGGTGATACATTGAATTTCAATGCAAAAGGGTTTCCAAGTCTAAAGGTGTTAGGGCTTGATGATTTAGAAGGACTCAAACATATGATAATTGAAGAAGGAGCAATGCAAAGTCTTAAGAAGTTGGTTATGCAACGATGTGGTTCATTCAAGAATGTACCATTAGGCATTGAACACTTAACTAAGCTAAAAACAATCGAGTTCTTCGATATGCCTGATGAATTGATTATGGCACTCCGTCCAAATGTAGGGGCAGATTATTGGAGAGTACAAAATGTTCCAACAGTTTATTCTACTTATTGGAGGGATGGTGGTTGGGATGTTTATTCATTAGAGACTTTTGGGGAGAGAGAGAGCGATTCCAATCATAGTAGCGCAAAGAGGACTCGTGAGCTTCCTACTCTTTGGAAGGTTTAA
- the LOC11406513 gene encoding disease resistance protein RPM1 isoform X1, which yields MAEAVNFLLQRLVPVFENEVNLLTGVEAEVVYLKEKLELIKAFLKVADALEESDEELKVWVKQVRDVAHETEDILDELELLVQARNHTNRFFVFLRIRNMKARYRIAHELKNINSRMTTIFSIHKRFLRKLDFASDASNSIYTAGKIWHDQRGDALLLDNTDLVGIDRHKNQLIRWLIKGSRGRKVISVTGMGGMGKTTLVKKVYDDPKVIKHFDACAWVTVSQSCAIEELLRDLAQKLFSEIRRKVPKGLESMHRDKLKMIIKKLLQRRKYLVVFDDVWHRHEWEAVRYALPKNNYGSRIMLTTRKSNLANISSKESKGKVYNLQPLKEDEAWDLFCKKTFQGHRCPSYLINICSYILRKCEGLPLAIVAMSGVLATKDKHRIDEWDRICRSLGAEIQINGKLDNLKTVLSLSFNDLPHYLKYCFLYLSMFPEDYLIQRMRLIRLWIAEGFIKAGEGKTMEDIAEDYLKKLINRNLLQVAERTSDGRVKTLRIHDLLREIIILKSKDQNFATIVKEQTVIRAEKIRRLSLQGTLPIPNGQQHISVSQLRSLLMFGVDENLSLGKLFPGGFKLLNVLDYQDSPLKKFPKAVVDLYHLTYLSLRNTQVKTIPNCILGKLQNLETLDLKNTCVTELPTDIVKVKKLRHLLVYQSKVEGYAQFHSKYGFKAPLEIGNLQSLQKLCFVEANKGCRMIIRHLKELSQLRRLGIMRLREEDGKDFCFCIEKLVSLSALSVTSEGENKVIDLTSLSTPPPFLQRLYLSGRLKELPCWIPSLHNLARLFLKWSYLKHDPLVYLQDLPNLAHLELLQVYDGDTLHFKCGKFNKLKVLGIDKFEELGQVIVGKGAMPCLETLSIGRCESLKKVPSGIENLTKIKVLEFFDMPDELMMTICQHGPGKDYWKVSHIPEVYSTYWRDGGWDVYALDSLRDCSPRSGTVRRSHECRNQWKV from the exons ATGGCAGAGGCTGTGAATTTTCTTCTGCAAAGGCTTGTACCTGTATTCGAGAATGAGGTGAATTTGCTCACAGGGGTTGAAGCAGAAGTGGTGTATCTGAAAGAAAAATTGGAGCTCATAAAAGCTTTCTTAAAGGTTGCTGATGCGTTAGAAGAAAGTGACGAGGAACTCAAAGTTTGGGTTAAGCAAGTCAGAGATGTTGCTCATGAGACTGAAGATATTCTTGATGAATTGGAACTTCTTGTCCAGGCGCGTAATCATACAAACagattctttgtttttttacgcATCAGGAATATGAAAGCTCGTTATCGGATTGCTCATGAGTTGAAAAACATCAACTCTCGCATGACAACTATTTTTTCAATCCACAAGAGATTCCTCAGAAAACTAGACTTTGCTTCAGATGCTTCAAATTCCATTTATACAG CAGGTAAAATATGGCATGATCAACGAGGAGATGCTCTTCTTTTAGACAACACTGATCTAGTGGGCATAGACAGACATAAAAATCAGTTGATTAGGTGGTTGATTAAAGGTTCTCGTGGACGCAAAGTAATTTCGGTTACCGGAATGGGAGGGATGGGAAAAACTACTTTAGTGAAAAAAGTATATGATGATCCAAAGGTGATAAAACACTTTGATGCCTGCGCTTGGGTTACTGTTTCTCAATCTTGTGCAATTGAGGAGCTACTCAGAGACTTGGCCCAAAAGCTTTTTTCCGAAATAAGACGAAAAGTTCCAAAAGGCCTGGAAAGCATGCATAGAGACAAGTTGAAAATGATTATCAAAAAGCTGTTGCAGAGAAGGAAGTACCTGgttgtatttgatgatgtgtggCATAGGCATGAATGGGAAGCTGTCAGATATGCACTTCCAAAAAACAATTATGGCAGCAGGATCATGCTCACCACACGTAAATCTAACTTAGCCAATATTTCCAGCAAAGAATCCAAAGGTAAGGTATATAACCTACAACCCTTGAAAGAAGATGAAGCATGGGATCTATTTTGCAAAAAGACTTTCCAAGGTCACCGATGCCcttcatatttaattaacatATGTAGTTATATCTTAAGAAAATGTGAGGGCCTTCCTCTTGCGATTGTAGCAATGAGTGGTGTCCTTGCTACAAAAGACAAACATAGGATAGATGAGTGGGATAGGATTTGCCGTAGTCTTGGAGCTGAAATTCAAATCAACGGAAAACTTGATAATCTGAAAACAGTACTTAGCCTCAGTTTTAATGATTTGCCTCACTACTTAAAGTATTGTTTCTTGTACTTAAGCATGTTTCCTGAGGACTATCTGATTCAACGCATGAGGTTGATTCGGTTATGGATAGCAGAAGGATTTATCAAAGCCGGAGAAGGAAAAACAATGGAAGATATTGCAGAGGATTACCTGAAGAAGCTTATAAACAGAAACTTGTTACAAGTAGCAGAGCGAACATCTGATGGAAGAGTCAAAACTTTGAGGATCCATGATCTTTTGAGGGAGATTATTATTTTGAAGTCAAAGGACCAAAACTTTGCAACAATTGTCAAAGAACAGACTGTGATACGGGCTGAAAAGATTCGACGACTTTCACTTCAAGGTACACTACCAATTCCAAATGGACAGCAACATATATCTGTCTCTCAACTCCGTTCTCTCTTAATGTTTGGAGTGGATGAAAATTTATCCCTCGGCAAACTGTTTCCAGGTGGATTCAAACTCCTCAATGTTTTAGATTATCAAGATTCACCTTTGAAGAAGTTTCCGAAAGCAGTTGTTGACCTATATCATTTAACATATCTGAGCTTGAGAAACACACAGGTGAAAACGATTCCAAATTGTATACTAGGAAAGTTGCAAAATCTAGAAACACTGGATCTCAAGAATACTTGTGTTACAGAATTGCCTACAGATATAGTGAAGGTTAAGAAGCTACGCCATCTTCTTGTATACCAGTCTAAAGTCGAAGGTTACGCACAATTTCACTCCAAATATGGTTTTAAAGCCCCCCTTGAAATAGGAAATTTACAGTCACTACAAAAGCTTTGTTTTGTAGAGGCAAACAAAGGATGCAGAATGATAATAAGACATTTAAAGGAGCTGAGCCAACTAAGAAGGTTAGGCATCATGAGACTCAGAGAGGAAGATGGGAAGGATTTCTGTTTCTGCATTGAAAAATTAGTCAGTCTTTCTGCACTCTCTGTTACTTCTGAGGGTGAGAATAAAGTTATTGATTTGACATCTCTTTCTACACCGCCTCCATTTCTTCAACGATTGTATTTGTCAGGGAGGCTAAAAGAGTTACCATGCTGGATACCTTCACTTCATAACCTGGCCAGGTTATTTCTGAAATGGAGCTATTTGAAACATGATCCACTGGTATATCTGCAGGATTTGCCAAACCTTGCACATCTTGAACTACTTCAAGTTTATGATGGTGACACATTGCATTTCAAGTGTGGGAAGTTCAATAAGCTCAAGGTTTTAGGCATCGACAAATTTGAAGAACTCGGTCAGGTGATAGTGGGGAAAGGTGCAATGCCTTGCCTTGAAACACTGAGCATTGGGCGTTGTGAGTCATTGAAGAAGGTGCCATCAGGCATTGAAAATTTGACTAAAATTAAAGTCCTAGAGTTTTTCGATATGCCAGATGAACTCATGATGACAATATGCCAACATGGTCCGGGAAAAGATTACTGGAAAGTATCACATATACCAGAGGTTTATTCTACCTATTGGAGAGATGGTGGCTGGGATGTTTATGCACTAGACAGTCTCAGAGATTGTTCTCCCCGATCTGGCACAGTCAGGAGAAGCCATGAGTGCCGGAATCAGTGGAAGGTGTAG
- the LOC11406513 gene encoding disease resistance protein RPM1 isoform X2 produces the protein MAEAVNFLLQRLVPVFENEVNLLTGVEAEVVYLKEKLELIKAFLKVADALEESDEELKVWVKQVRDVAHETEDILDELELLVQARNHTNRFFVFLRIRNMKARYRIAHELKNINSRMTTIFSIHKRFLRKLDFASDASNSIYTGKIWHDQRGDALLLDNTDLVGIDRHKNQLIRWLIKGSRGRKVISVTGMGGMGKTTLVKKVYDDPKVIKHFDACAWVTVSQSCAIEELLRDLAQKLFSEIRRKVPKGLESMHRDKLKMIIKKLLQRRKYLVVFDDVWHRHEWEAVRYALPKNNYGSRIMLTTRKSNLANISSKESKGKVYNLQPLKEDEAWDLFCKKTFQGHRCPSYLINICSYILRKCEGLPLAIVAMSGVLATKDKHRIDEWDRICRSLGAEIQINGKLDNLKTVLSLSFNDLPHYLKYCFLYLSMFPEDYLIQRMRLIRLWIAEGFIKAGEGKTMEDIAEDYLKKLINRNLLQVAERTSDGRVKTLRIHDLLREIIILKSKDQNFATIVKEQTVIRAEKIRRLSLQGTLPIPNGQQHISVSQLRSLLMFGVDENLSLGKLFPGGFKLLNVLDYQDSPLKKFPKAVVDLYHLTYLSLRNTQVKTIPNCILGKLQNLETLDLKNTCVTELPTDIVKVKKLRHLLVYQSKVEGYAQFHSKYGFKAPLEIGNLQSLQKLCFVEANKGCRMIIRHLKELSQLRRLGIMRLREEDGKDFCFCIEKLVSLSALSVTSEGENKVIDLTSLSTPPPFLQRLYLSGRLKELPCWIPSLHNLARLFLKWSYLKHDPLVYLQDLPNLAHLELLQVYDGDTLHFKCGKFNKLKVLGIDKFEELGQVIVGKGAMPCLETLSIGRCESLKKVPSGIENLTKIKVLEFFDMPDELMMTICQHGPGKDYWKVSHIPEVYSTYWRDGGWDVYALDSLRDCSPRSGTVRRSHECRNQWKV, from the exons ATGGCAGAGGCTGTGAATTTTCTTCTGCAAAGGCTTGTACCTGTATTCGAGAATGAGGTGAATTTGCTCACAGGGGTTGAAGCAGAAGTGGTGTATCTGAAAGAAAAATTGGAGCTCATAAAAGCTTTCTTAAAGGTTGCTGATGCGTTAGAAGAAAGTGACGAGGAACTCAAAGTTTGGGTTAAGCAAGTCAGAGATGTTGCTCATGAGACTGAAGATATTCTTGATGAATTGGAACTTCTTGTCCAGGCGCGTAATCATACAAACagattctttgtttttttacgcATCAGGAATATGAAAGCTCGTTATCGGATTGCTCATGAGTTGAAAAACATCAACTCTCGCATGACAACTATTTTTTCAATCCACAAGAGATTCCTCAGAAAACTAGACTTTGCTTCAGATGCTTCAAATTCCATTTATACAG GTAAAATATGGCATGATCAACGAGGAGATGCTCTTCTTTTAGACAACACTGATCTAGTGGGCATAGACAGACATAAAAATCAGTTGATTAGGTGGTTGATTAAAGGTTCTCGTGGACGCAAAGTAATTTCGGTTACCGGAATGGGAGGGATGGGAAAAACTACTTTAGTGAAAAAAGTATATGATGATCCAAAGGTGATAAAACACTTTGATGCCTGCGCTTGGGTTACTGTTTCTCAATCTTGTGCAATTGAGGAGCTACTCAGAGACTTGGCCCAAAAGCTTTTTTCCGAAATAAGACGAAAAGTTCCAAAAGGCCTGGAAAGCATGCATAGAGACAAGTTGAAAATGATTATCAAAAAGCTGTTGCAGAGAAGGAAGTACCTGgttgtatttgatgatgtgtggCATAGGCATGAATGGGAAGCTGTCAGATATGCACTTCCAAAAAACAATTATGGCAGCAGGATCATGCTCACCACACGTAAATCTAACTTAGCCAATATTTCCAGCAAAGAATCCAAAGGTAAGGTATATAACCTACAACCCTTGAAAGAAGATGAAGCATGGGATCTATTTTGCAAAAAGACTTTCCAAGGTCACCGATGCCcttcatatttaattaacatATGTAGTTATATCTTAAGAAAATGTGAGGGCCTTCCTCTTGCGATTGTAGCAATGAGTGGTGTCCTTGCTACAAAAGACAAACATAGGATAGATGAGTGGGATAGGATTTGCCGTAGTCTTGGAGCTGAAATTCAAATCAACGGAAAACTTGATAATCTGAAAACAGTACTTAGCCTCAGTTTTAATGATTTGCCTCACTACTTAAAGTATTGTTTCTTGTACTTAAGCATGTTTCCTGAGGACTATCTGATTCAACGCATGAGGTTGATTCGGTTATGGATAGCAGAAGGATTTATCAAAGCCGGAGAAGGAAAAACAATGGAAGATATTGCAGAGGATTACCTGAAGAAGCTTATAAACAGAAACTTGTTACAAGTAGCAGAGCGAACATCTGATGGAAGAGTCAAAACTTTGAGGATCCATGATCTTTTGAGGGAGATTATTATTTTGAAGTCAAAGGACCAAAACTTTGCAACAATTGTCAAAGAACAGACTGTGATACGGGCTGAAAAGATTCGACGACTTTCACTTCAAGGTACACTACCAATTCCAAATGGACAGCAACATATATCTGTCTCTCAACTCCGTTCTCTCTTAATGTTTGGAGTGGATGAAAATTTATCCCTCGGCAAACTGTTTCCAGGTGGATTCAAACTCCTCAATGTTTTAGATTATCAAGATTCACCTTTGAAGAAGTTTCCGAAAGCAGTTGTTGACCTATATCATTTAACATATCTGAGCTTGAGAAACACACAGGTGAAAACGATTCCAAATTGTATACTAGGAAAGTTGCAAAATCTAGAAACACTGGATCTCAAGAATACTTGTGTTACAGAATTGCCTACAGATATAGTGAAGGTTAAGAAGCTACGCCATCTTCTTGTATACCAGTCTAAAGTCGAAGGTTACGCACAATTTCACTCCAAATATGGTTTTAAAGCCCCCCTTGAAATAGGAAATTTACAGTCACTACAAAAGCTTTGTTTTGTAGAGGCAAACAAAGGATGCAGAATGATAATAAGACATTTAAAGGAGCTGAGCCAACTAAGAAGGTTAGGCATCATGAGACTCAGAGAGGAAGATGGGAAGGATTTCTGTTTCTGCATTGAAAAATTAGTCAGTCTTTCTGCACTCTCTGTTACTTCTGAGGGTGAGAATAAAGTTATTGATTTGACATCTCTTTCTACACCGCCTCCATTTCTTCAACGATTGTATTTGTCAGGGAGGCTAAAAGAGTTACCATGCTGGATACCTTCACTTCATAACCTGGCCAGGTTATTTCTGAAATGGAGCTATTTGAAACATGATCCACTGGTATATCTGCAGGATTTGCCAAACCTTGCACATCTTGAACTACTTCAAGTTTATGATGGTGACACATTGCATTTCAAGTGTGGGAAGTTCAATAAGCTCAAGGTTTTAGGCATCGACAAATTTGAAGAACTCGGTCAGGTGATAGTGGGGAAAGGTGCAATGCCTTGCCTTGAAACACTGAGCATTGGGCGTTGTGAGTCATTGAAGAAGGTGCCATCAGGCATTGAAAATTTGACTAAAATTAAAGTCCTAGAGTTTTTCGATATGCCAGATGAACTCATGATGACAATATGCCAACATGGTCCGGGAAAAGATTACTGGAAAGTATCACATATACCAGAGGTTTATTCTACCTATTGGAGAGATGGTGGCTGGGATGTTTATGCACTAGACAGTCTCAGAGATTGTTCTCCCCGATCTGGCACAGTCAGGAGAAGCCATGAGTGCCGGAATCAGTGGAAGGTGTAG